One genomic region from Oryzias melastigma strain HK-1 linkage group LG19, ASM292280v2, whole genome shotgun sequence encodes:
- the rhbdf1b gene encoding inactive rhomboid protein 1 isoform X8 yields the protein MEETGSRNSSLQRKKPPWLKLDIPTIQLTPDDTPPPNQPVKRMRSVSMPGENPQTRTAVLESSNNYLKPPLERMPPLKQSIKKGTADWFGVSEDSNSTQRWRRRSLQHCSQLYGGLKTQVVDPLSRGRAFRVADEVDGHFVTQSPLTPGAASLCSFSSSRSTLNWLPRRRKRDSVAVMSLKAAAALMKGRTLGEGRAGQCRRRSFLPPSIFEEDTVDFPDELDTSFFSRDGLPYDISSSADDVFETSSEANLKHLEESALTGSVHNNLERSHLTFPLERGWRKGKDGCLIQPKVRLKEEAADAQNHQQRGQKIAVPVKKLFARQKRPYGLGMIGRLTNRTYRKRIDSFVQKQIEDMDDHRPFFTYWITFVHLVTTILAVTIYGFVPFGFSQYETVDSVLRNKGVYENVKFVQQQNFWLGPSSEALIHLGAKFSPCMRQDEEVHQLIQETKALERESGCCVRNDRSGCLQTLQEECSSTLAEWVKWPQHPSAPYLKGKLRQHGSVCHQDPRICLEPASVSPHEWPDDITQWPVCTRYNSGNHTNLPHIDCTITGRPCCIGTKGRCEITSREYCDFMHGYFHEEATLCSQVACMDDVCGLLPFLNPEVPDQFSRLWLALFLHAGILHCVVSLLFQMSVLRDLEKLAGWLRISIIYMLSGITGNLASAIFLPYRAEVRVVCSLTSAQHCPQKSNRRNCIQKRNVDISSSSLVLQVGPAGSQFGILACLFVELFQSWQILERPWRAFAKLLAISVFFFSFGLLPWIDNFAHICGFVSGFFLSFAFLPYISFGNSDAFRKRVQICVFLLIFVGLFSTLAVLFYVYPIKCDWCEYLTCIPITDKFCEKYDLNAHIL from the exons ATGGAGGAGACGGGCAGCAGGAACAGCAGCCTGCAGAGGAAGAAACCTCCGTGGCTCAAACTGGACATCCCGACCATCCAGCTCACCCCGGACGACACGCCCCCACCCAACCAG CCGGTAAAGCGTATGCGCAGCGTCAGCATGCCGGGGGAGAATCCTCAGACCCGCACGGCGGTCTTGGAAAGCTCCAACAACTACCTCAAACCTCCTCTGGAGAGGATGCCCCCCCTCAAACAGTCCATCAAGAA AGGCACCGCTGACTGGTTCGGGGTCAGCGAGGACAGCAACAGCACCCAgcgatggaggaggaggagcctgcAGCACTGCAGCCAGCTGTACGGCGGCCTGAAGACGCAG GTGGTGGACCCCCTGTCGCGTGGCCGAGCGTTTCGCGTCGCGGACGAGGTGGACGGCCACTTTGTCACTCAGAGCCCCCTCACACCCGGAGCCGCGTCCCTCTGCTCATTCTCCAGCTCCCGCTCCACCCTCAACTGGTTACCACGGAGACGCAAGCGGGACTCGGTTGCTGTCATGAGCCTGAAggctgcagcagctctgatgaAG GGTCGGACATTGGGGGAGGGGCGTGCCGGGCAGTGCCGGAGGCGGAGTTTCCTGCCCCCAAGTATCTTTGAAGAGGACACGGTGGATTTCCCCGACGAGCTGGATACTTCCTTCTTCAGCAGA GACGGTCTGCCGTATGACATATCCAGCTCTGCCGATGACGTTTTCGAGACGTCCTCAGAGGCCAACCTCAAACATCTGGAGGAGAGCGCGCTCACAGGAAGTGTTCACAACAACCTGGAGAGGAGCCATCTCACGTT CCCTTTGGAGAGAGGATGGCGGAAGGGAAAAGACGGTTGTCTGATCCAGCCCAAAGTCCGGCTGAAGGAGGAGGCGGCGGACGCTCAGAACCATCAGCAGCGCGGTCAGAAAATCGCCGTTCCCGTGAAGAAGCTGTTCGCCCGCCAGAAGAGGCCGTACGGGCTGGGCATGATCGGACGTCTGACCAACCGGACGTACCGCAAGCGCATCGACAGCTTCGTCCAGAAGCAGATCGAAGACATGGACGATCACAG GCCCTTCTTCACGTACTGGATCACGTTTGTCCATTTGGTCACCACCATCCTGGCTGTCACCATCTAtggttttgtcccttttggCTTCTCTCAGTATGAAACTGTGGACTCA GTCTTAAGGAATAAAGGAGTTTATGAAAACGTCAAGTTTGTCCAACAGCAGAACTTCTGGTTAGGGCCGAGCTCG GAAGCCCTGATTCACCTGGGTGCAAAGTTTTCTCCGTGCATGCGTCAAGACGAAGAAGTCCACCAGCTGATCCAGGAGACCAAAGCCTTAGAGAGAGAGTCGGGCTGCTGTGTGAGGAACGACCGCTCCGGCTGCCTGCAGACGTTACAGGAAGAGTGTTCG AGTACTTTGGCAGAGTGGGTCAAGTGGCCTCAGCATCCCAGCGCTCCATATCTGAAGGGTAAACTGCGTCAGCATGGGTCAGTCTGCCATCAGGATCCAAG aATTTGTCTGGAGCCGGCCTCAGTTTCACCTCACGAGTGGCCAGACGACATCACGCAGTGGCCA GTCTGCACGCGCTATAACTCCGGGAATCACACCAACCTCCCCCACATCGACTGCACCATCACCGGCCGGCCCTGCTGCATCGGCACCAAAGGACG ATGTGAAATAACTTCCAGGGAGTATTGTGATTTCATGCACGGCTACTTCCACGAGGAGGCGACTCTTTGCTCCCAG GTGGCCTGCATGGATGATGTCTGCGGTCTCTTACCGTTCCTGAACCCAGAGGTCCCGGATCAGTTCTCCCGCCTGTGGCTGGCTCTCTTCCTTCATGCGGG GATCCTGCACTGCGTGGTGTCGCTGTTGTTCCAGATGTCGGTGCTCCGGGACCTGGAGAAGCTGGCGGGCTGGCTGAGGATCTCCATCATCTACATGCTGAGCGGCATCACCGGGAACTTGGCCTCTGCCATCTTTTTGCCCTACAGAGCAGAGGTACGGGTCGTCTGCAGCCTCACGTCTGCACAACACTGCCCCCAAAAGAGCAACCGTAGGAACTGCATCCAAAAGAGAAACGTGGACATAAGCTCCTCCTCTCTGGTCCTCCAGGTGGGTCCTGCTGGCAGCCAGTTTGGCATCCTCGCCTGTTTGTTTGTGGAGCTGTTCCAGAGCTGGCAGATCCTGGAGAGACCGTGGCGAGCGTTTGCGAAGCTGCTCGCCATCtccgtcttcttcttctccttcggCCTGCTCCCCTGGATCGACAACTTTGCCCACATTTGCGGTTTTGTGTCGGGATTCTTTCTGTCCTTCGCCTTCTTACCGTACATCAg ctttggaAACTCGGACGCTTTCCGAAAGCGAGTCCAAATCTGCGTCTTCCTGCTCATCTTCGTCGGCCTGTTCTCCACTCTGGCCGTCCTCTTCTACGTCTATCCCATCAAGTGCGACTGGTGCGAGTACCTCACCTGCATTCCCATCACGGACAAATTCTGCGAGAAGTACGACCTGAACGCACACATCCTCTGA
- the rhbdf1b gene encoding inactive rhomboid protein 1 isoform X7, whose protein sequence is MEETGSRNSSLQRKKPPWLKLDIPTIQLTPDDTPPPNQPVKRMRSVSMPGENPQTRTAVLESSNNYLKPPLERMPPLKQSIKKGTADWFGVSEDSNSTQRWRRRSLQHCSQLYGGLKTQVIRELHSHDSLSLRSTETPPPLPPHLPTHHHHLGMRRQVVDPLSRGRAFRVADEVDGHFVTQSPLTPGAASLCSFSSSRSTLNWLPRRRKRDSVAVMSLKAAAALMKGRTLGEGRAGQCRRRSFLPPSIFEEDTVDFPDELDTSFFSRDGLPYDISSSADDVFETSSEANLKHLEESALTGSVHNNLERSHLTFPLERGWRKGKDGCLIQPKVRLKEEAADAQNHQQRGQKIAVPVKKLFARQKRPYGLGMIGRLTNRTYRKRIDSFVQKQIEDMDDHRPFFTYWITFVHLVTTILAVTIYGFVPFGFSQYETVDSVLRNKGVYENVKFVQQQNFWLGPSSEALIHLGAKFSPCMRQDEEVHQLIQETKALERESGCCVRNDRSGCLQTLQEECSSTLAEWVKWPQHPSAPYLKGKLRQHGSVCHQDPRICLEPASVSPHEWPDDITQWPVCTRYNSGNHTNLPHIDCTITGRPCCIGTKGRCEITSREYCDFMHGYFHEEATLCSQVACMDDVCGLLPFLNPEVPDQFSRLWLALFLHAGILHCVVSLLFQMSVLRDLEKLAGWLRISIIYMLSGITGNLASAIFLPYRAEVRVVCSLTSAQHCPQKSNRRNCIQKRNVDISSSSLVLQVGPAGSQFGILACLFVELFQSWQILERPWRAFAKLLAISVFFFSFGLLPWIDNFAHICGFVSGFFLSFAFLPYISFGNSDAFRKRVQICVFLLIFVGLFSTLAVLFYVYPIKCDWCEYLTCIPITDKFCEKYDLNAHIL, encoded by the exons ATGGAGGAGACGGGCAGCAGGAACAGCAGCCTGCAGAGGAAGAAACCTCCGTGGCTCAAACTGGACATCCCGACCATCCAGCTCACCCCGGACGACACGCCCCCACCCAACCAG CCGGTAAAGCGTATGCGCAGCGTCAGCATGCCGGGGGAGAATCCTCAGACCCGCACGGCGGTCTTGGAAAGCTCCAACAACTACCTCAAACCTCCTCTGGAGAGGATGCCCCCCCTCAAACAGTCCATCAAGAA AGGCACCGCTGACTGGTTCGGGGTCAGCGAGGACAGCAACAGCACCCAgcgatggaggaggaggagcctgcAGCACTGCAGCCAGCTGTACGGCGGCCTGAAGACGCAGGTGATCAGGGAGCTCCACAGCCACGACAGCCTGTCCCTGCGTAGCACCgagaccccgccccctctcccACCCCACCTCCCCactcaccaccaccacctgggCATGCGGAGG CAGGTGGTGGACCCCCTGTCGCGTGGCCGAGCGTTTCGCGTCGCGGACGAGGTGGACGGCCACTTTGTCACTCAGAGCCCCCTCACACCCGGAGCCGCGTCCCTCTGCTCATTCTCCAGCTCCCGCTCCACCCTCAACTGGTTACCACGGAGACGCAAGCGGGACTCGGTTGCTGTCATGAGCCTGAAggctgcagcagctctgatgaAG GGTCGGACATTGGGGGAGGGGCGTGCCGGGCAGTGCCGGAGGCGGAGTTTCCTGCCCCCAAGTATCTTTGAAGAGGACACGGTGGATTTCCCCGACGAGCTGGATACTTCCTTCTTCAGCAGA GACGGTCTGCCGTATGACATATCCAGCTCTGCCGATGACGTTTTCGAGACGTCCTCAGAGGCCAACCTCAAACATCTGGAGGAGAGCGCGCTCACAGGAAGTGTTCACAACAACCTGGAGAGGAGCCATCTCACGTT CCCTTTGGAGAGAGGATGGCGGAAGGGAAAAGACGGTTGTCTGATCCAGCCCAAAGTCCGGCTGAAGGAGGAGGCGGCGGACGCTCAGAACCATCAGCAGCGCGGTCAGAAAATCGCCGTTCCCGTGAAGAAGCTGTTCGCCCGCCAGAAGAGGCCGTACGGGCTGGGCATGATCGGACGTCTGACCAACCGGACGTACCGCAAGCGCATCGACAGCTTCGTCCAGAAGCAGATCGAAGACATGGACGATCACAG GCCCTTCTTCACGTACTGGATCACGTTTGTCCATTTGGTCACCACCATCCTGGCTGTCACCATCTAtggttttgtcccttttggCTTCTCTCAGTATGAAACTGTGGACTCA GTCTTAAGGAATAAAGGAGTTTATGAAAACGTCAAGTTTGTCCAACAGCAGAACTTCTGGTTAGGGCCGAGCTCG GAAGCCCTGATTCACCTGGGTGCAAAGTTTTCTCCGTGCATGCGTCAAGACGAAGAAGTCCACCAGCTGATCCAGGAGACCAAAGCCTTAGAGAGAGAGTCGGGCTGCTGTGTGAGGAACGACCGCTCCGGCTGCCTGCAGACGTTACAGGAAGAGTGTTCG AGTACTTTGGCAGAGTGGGTCAAGTGGCCTCAGCATCCCAGCGCTCCATATCTGAAGGGTAAACTGCGTCAGCATGGGTCAGTCTGCCATCAGGATCCAAG aATTTGTCTGGAGCCGGCCTCAGTTTCACCTCACGAGTGGCCAGACGACATCACGCAGTGGCCA GTCTGCACGCGCTATAACTCCGGGAATCACACCAACCTCCCCCACATCGACTGCACCATCACCGGCCGGCCCTGCTGCATCGGCACCAAAGGACG ATGTGAAATAACTTCCAGGGAGTATTGTGATTTCATGCACGGCTACTTCCACGAGGAGGCGACTCTTTGCTCCCAG GTGGCCTGCATGGATGATGTCTGCGGTCTCTTACCGTTCCTGAACCCAGAGGTCCCGGATCAGTTCTCCCGCCTGTGGCTGGCTCTCTTCCTTCATGCGGG GATCCTGCACTGCGTGGTGTCGCTGTTGTTCCAGATGTCGGTGCTCCGGGACCTGGAGAAGCTGGCGGGCTGGCTGAGGATCTCCATCATCTACATGCTGAGCGGCATCACCGGGAACTTGGCCTCTGCCATCTTTTTGCCCTACAGAGCAGAGGTACGGGTCGTCTGCAGCCTCACGTCTGCACAACACTGCCCCCAAAAGAGCAACCGTAGGAACTGCATCCAAAAGAGAAACGTGGACATAAGCTCCTCCTCTCTGGTCCTCCAGGTGGGTCCTGCTGGCAGCCAGTTTGGCATCCTCGCCTGTTTGTTTGTGGAGCTGTTCCAGAGCTGGCAGATCCTGGAGAGACCGTGGCGAGCGTTTGCGAAGCTGCTCGCCATCtccgtcttcttcttctccttcggCCTGCTCCCCTGGATCGACAACTTTGCCCACATTTGCGGTTTTGTGTCGGGATTCTTTCTGTCCTTCGCCTTCTTACCGTACATCAg ctttggaAACTCGGACGCTTTCCGAAAGCGAGTCCAAATCTGCGTCTTCCTGCTCATCTTCGTCGGCCTGTTCTCCACTCTGGCCGTCCTCTTCTACGTCTATCCCATCAAGTGCGACTGGTGCGAGTACCTCACCTGCATTCCCATCACGGACAAATTCTGCGAGAAGTACGACCTGAACGCACACATCCTCTGA
- the rhbdf1b gene encoding inactive rhomboid protein 1 isoform X1, which produces MEETGSRNSSLQRKKPPWLKLDIPTIQLTPDDTPPPNQPVKRMRSVSMPGENPQTRTAVLESSNNYLKPPLERMPPLKQSIKNGERRVHFDRLNTVPPKGQRCLRRVSTSRRRSCVPKLQSRRRSSIPKQIIRGTADWFGVSEDSNSTQRWRRRSLQHCSQLYGGLKTQVIRELHSHDSLSLRSTETPPPLPPHLPTHHHHLGMRRQVVDPLSRGRAFRVADEVDGHFVTQSPLTPGAASLCSFSSSRSTLNWLPRRRKRDSVAVMSLKAAAALMKGRTLGEGRAGQCRRRSFLPPSIFEEDTVDFPDELDTSFFSRDGLPYDISSSADDVFETSSEANLKHLEESALTGSVHNNLERSHLTFPLERGWRKGKDGCLIQPKVRLKEEAADAQNHQQRGQKIAVPVKKLFARQKRPYGLGMIGRLTNRTYRKRIDSFVQKQIEDMDDHRPFFTYWITFVHLVTTILAVTIYGFVPFGFSQYETVDSVLRNKGVYENVKFVQQQNFWLGPSSEALIHLGAKFSPCMRQDEEVHQLIQETKALERESGCCVRNDRSGCLQTLQEECSSTLAEWVKWPQHPSAPYLKGKLRQHGSVCHQDPRICLEPASVSPHEWPDDITQWPVCTRYNSGNHTNLPHIDCTITGRPCCIGTKGRCEITSREYCDFMHGYFHEEATLCSQVACMDDVCGLLPFLNPEVPDQFSRLWLALFLHAGILHCVVSLLFQMSVLRDLEKLAGWLRISIIYMLSGITGNLASAIFLPYRAEVRVVCSLTSAQHCPQKSNRRNCIQKRNVDISSSSLVLQVGPAGSQFGILACLFVELFQSWQILERPWRAFAKLLAISVFFFSFGLLPWIDNFAHICGFVSGFFLSFAFLPYISFGNSDAFRKRVQICVFLLIFVGLFSTLAVLFYVYPIKCDWCEYLTCIPITDKFCEKYDLNAHIL; this is translated from the exons ATGGAGGAGACGGGCAGCAGGAACAGCAGCCTGCAGAGGAAGAAACCTCCGTGGCTCAAACTGGACATCCCGACCATCCAGCTCACCCCGGACGACACGCCCCCACCCAACCAG CCGGTAAAGCGTATGCGCAGCGTCAGCATGCCGGGGGAGAATCCTCAGACCCGCACGGCGGTCTTGGAAAGCTCCAACAACTACCTCAAACCTCCTCTGGAGAGGATGCCCCCCCTCAAACAGTCCATCAAGAA TGGTGAGAGAAGGGTACACTTTGACCGCCTCAACACGGTTCCTCCCAAAGGCCAGAGGTGCCTGAGGAGGGTGTCAACCAGCCGAAGGCGGTCCTGTGTCCCCAAATTACAGTCCAGACGGCGGTCGTCTATCCCCAAACAGATCATCAG AGGCACCGCTGACTGGTTCGGGGTCAGCGAGGACAGCAACAGCACCCAgcgatggaggaggaggagcctgcAGCACTGCAGCCAGCTGTACGGCGGCCTGAAGACGCAGGTGATCAGGGAGCTCCACAGCCACGACAGCCTGTCCCTGCGTAGCACCgagaccccgccccctctcccACCCCACCTCCCCactcaccaccaccacctgggCATGCGGAGG CAGGTGGTGGACCCCCTGTCGCGTGGCCGAGCGTTTCGCGTCGCGGACGAGGTGGACGGCCACTTTGTCACTCAGAGCCCCCTCACACCCGGAGCCGCGTCCCTCTGCTCATTCTCCAGCTCCCGCTCCACCCTCAACTGGTTACCACGGAGACGCAAGCGGGACTCGGTTGCTGTCATGAGCCTGAAggctgcagcagctctgatgaAG GGTCGGACATTGGGGGAGGGGCGTGCCGGGCAGTGCCGGAGGCGGAGTTTCCTGCCCCCAAGTATCTTTGAAGAGGACACGGTGGATTTCCCCGACGAGCTGGATACTTCCTTCTTCAGCAGA GACGGTCTGCCGTATGACATATCCAGCTCTGCCGATGACGTTTTCGAGACGTCCTCAGAGGCCAACCTCAAACATCTGGAGGAGAGCGCGCTCACAGGAAGTGTTCACAACAACCTGGAGAGGAGCCATCTCACGTT CCCTTTGGAGAGAGGATGGCGGAAGGGAAAAGACGGTTGTCTGATCCAGCCCAAAGTCCGGCTGAAGGAGGAGGCGGCGGACGCTCAGAACCATCAGCAGCGCGGTCAGAAAATCGCCGTTCCCGTGAAGAAGCTGTTCGCCCGCCAGAAGAGGCCGTACGGGCTGGGCATGATCGGACGTCTGACCAACCGGACGTACCGCAAGCGCATCGACAGCTTCGTCCAGAAGCAGATCGAAGACATGGACGATCACAG GCCCTTCTTCACGTACTGGATCACGTTTGTCCATTTGGTCACCACCATCCTGGCTGTCACCATCTAtggttttgtcccttttggCTTCTCTCAGTATGAAACTGTGGACTCA GTCTTAAGGAATAAAGGAGTTTATGAAAACGTCAAGTTTGTCCAACAGCAGAACTTCTGGTTAGGGCCGAGCTCG GAAGCCCTGATTCACCTGGGTGCAAAGTTTTCTCCGTGCATGCGTCAAGACGAAGAAGTCCACCAGCTGATCCAGGAGACCAAAGCCTTAGAGAGAGAGTCGGGCTGCTGTGTGAGGAACGACCGCTCCGGCTGCCTGCAGACGTTACAGGAAGAGTGTTCG AGTACTTTGGCAGAGTGGGTCAAGTGGCCTCAGCATCCCAGCGCTCCATATCTGAAGGGTAAACTGCGTCAGCATGGGTCAGTCTGCCATCAGGATCCAAG aATTTGTCTGGAGCCGGCCTCAGTTTCACCTCACGAGTGGCCAGACGACATCACGCAGTGGCCA GTCTGCACGCGCTATAACTCCGGGAATCACACCAACCTCCCCCACATCGACTGCACCATCACCGGCCGGCCCTGCTGCATCGGCACCAAAGGACG ATGTGAAATAACTTCCAGGGAGTATTGTGATTTCATGCACGGCTACTTCCACGAGGAGGCGACTCTTTGCTCCCAG GTGGCCTGCATGGATGATGTCTGCGGTCTCTTACCGTTCCTGAACCCAGAGGTCCCGGATCAGTTCTCCCGCCTGTGGCTGGCTCTCTTCCTTCATGCGGG GATCCTGCACTGCGTGGTGTCGCTGTTGTTCCAGATGTCGGTGCTCCGGGACCTGGAGAAGCTGGCGGGCTGGCTGAGGATCTCCATCATCTACATGCTGAGCGGCATCACCGGGAACTTGGCCTCTGCCATCTTTTTGCCCTACAGAGCAGAGGTACGGGTCGTCTGCAGCCTCACGTCTGCACAACACTGCCCCCAAAAGAGCAACCGTAGGAACTGCATCCAAAAGAGAAACGTGGACATAAGCTCCTCCTCTCTGGTCCTCCAGGTGGGTCCTGCTGGCAGCCAGTTTGGCATCCTCGCCTGTTTGTTTGTGGAGCTGTTCCAGAGCTGGCAGATCCTGGAGAGACCGTGGCGAGCGTTTGCGAAGCTGCTCGCCATCtccgtcttcttcttctccttcggCCTGCTCCCCTGGATCGACAACTTTGCCCACATTTGCGGTTTTGTGTCGGGATTCTTTCTGTCCTTCGCCTTCTTACCGTACATCAg ctttggaAACTCGGACGCTTTCCGAAAGCGAGTCCAAATCTGCGTCTTCCTGCTCATCTTCGTCGGCCTGTTCTCCACTCTGGCCGTCCTCTTCTACGTCTATCCCATCAAGTGCGACTGGTGCGAGTACCTCACCTGCATTCCCATCACGGACAAATTCTGCGAGAAGTACGACCTGAACGCACACATCCTCTGA